One genomic region from Chthonomonas calidirosea T49 encodes:
- the tnpA gene encoding IS200/IS605 family transposase: MQTPTKTTAHSVYTLNYHIVFVTKYRNKVLTGAIEDHIKEQMPILCERYGWEQLALEVMPDHVHLFVSAPPTTAPVTIAKTLKSILAVSLFKTFPTLKQKRFWGSGLWSDGCYYGSAGTVSAKTIAMSIEDQRSKPA, translated from the coding sequence ATACAGACACCGACCAAGACCACAGCGCATAGCGTCTATACTCTCAACTATCACATCGTCTTCGTCACTAAGTATCGCAACAAAGTCCTGACGGGGGCTATAGAAGACCACATCAAAGAGCAGATGCCGATTTTGTGTGAACGCTATGGGTGGGAGCAGTTGGCTCTGGAGGTGATGCCCGATCACGTTCACCTGTTTGTATCGGCTCCGCCAACAACGGCTCCCGTCACCATCGCCAAAACACTGAAAAGCATCCTGGCTGTCTCACTCTTCAAGACCTTTCCCACCTTGAAGCAGAAACGTTTTTGGGGAAGCGGTCTGTGGTCGGATGGCTGTTACTATGGTTCCGCTGGAACTGTGTCTGCCAAGACCATCGCCATGTCTATCGAGGATCAGAGGTCCAAACCTGCATGA
- a CDS encoding RNA-guided endonuclease InsQ/TnpB family protein: protein MITTKTYKFRLDPTREQEQEFLRFAGCRRFVWNWALARKQAVYKETGKTLGYNALASELVALKKQPETAFLKECHSQALQQTLMDLDKAFVSFFAKRTKFPRFKSRKRTPNAFRIPQNVTIVDGRVSIPKVGLVKARLHREMQGTIKSATIKQEPNGHWYVCFISHIELPDVEPVWDAPVGIDVGLESFFTLDNGEKVKPPKFYRKAERKLKRLQRAVSRSQKTSRRRCKRKKVLAVYHARVRNQRNDWLHKISSKLISRYDTLCIEDWNLKGLVKTKLAKSFTDASLGAFVRMLVYKAEWNRCRIVKVDRFFPSSQTCHPCNHRQHLELSDRQWTCGGCGVIHDRDPNAAINLLLEGMRILAVGSPESQNDKGGNVRLAKVSSSR, encoded by the coding sequence ATGATTACCACCAAGACCTACAAGTTCCGACTCGACCCGACCCGCGAACAGGAGCAAGAGTTCCTGCGCTTTGCAGGTTGCCGTCGCTTTGTTTGGAATTGGGCCTTGGCACGAAAGCAAGCGGTCTACAAAGAGACGGGGAAGACCCTCGGCTACAACGCCCTGGCGTCCGAACTGGTGGCTCTCAAGAAACAGCCTGAAACCGCGTTCCTCAAAGAGTGCCACTCCCAGGCGTTGCAGCAGACTTTGATGGATTTGGACAAAGCGTTCGTCTCCTTCTTCGCGAAGCGGACAAAGTTTCCCCGGTTCAAGAGCAGGAAGCGGACTCCGAACGCTTTCCGTATTCCGCAGAACGTGACCATCGTGGACGGAAGGGTATCCATCCCCAAAGTGGGACTGGTGAAAGCCCGTCTGCACCGCGAGATGCAAGGAACTATTAAATCCGCGACCATCAAGCAGGAGCCGAACGGACACTGGTATGTCTGCTTCATCAGCCACATCGAACTGCCTGATGTGGAACCCGTGTGGGATGCTCCTGTCGGGATAGATGTCGGTCTGGAGTCTTTCTTCACCCTGGACAACGGGGAGAAGGTTAAGCCTCCGAAGTTCTACCGCAAGGCAGAGCGCAAACTCAAACGCCTGCAACGTGCTGTTTCCAGAAGCCAGAAGACCAGCCGCAGACGTTGCAAGCGCAAGAAGGTTCTGGCTGTATACCATGCCAGAGTGAGAAACCAGCGTAACGACTGGCTTCACAAGATTTCGTCAAAACTCATCAGCCGCTACGACACCCTCTGCATCGAAGATTGGAACCTCAAAGGCTTAGTGAAAACCAAACTGGCAAAGAGTTTCACCGATGCGTCCCTGGGGGCGTTTGTTCGGATGCTGGTCTATAAAGCCGAATGGAATCGCTGTCGTATCGTCAAGGTGGATAGGTTCTTCCCATCCTCCCAAACGTGCCACCCGTGTAACCATCGTCAGCATCTCGAACTCTCGGACAGGCAATGGACGTGTGGGGGCTGTGGCGTGATCCACGACCGTGACCCCAACGCCGCCATCAATCTGCTCCTTGAGGGCATGAGAATACTCGCCGTGGGAAGCCCGGAGAGTCAAAACGACAAGGGAGGGAACGTCAGACTGGCGAAAGTCAGCAGTTCCCGCTGA
- the dgoD gene encoding galactonate dehydratase, whose protein sequence is MKITAIETHVCNARMRNWIFVKVLTDEPGLWGWGEATLEWHTRSVVGAIEDLASLLIGEDPTRIEYLWQMMYRQHFWHGNGIVRATAIAGIDIALWDILGKSLGIPCHKLWGGPVRDYIRLYCHLGGGKMEDFYETHPADAKRFAELAQQAVQEGFTAFKAMAVPETMPLEGLRPLHYAEACVRAMREAVGPDIDIMVDCHARPSPRMGLLFAKALEPYGLYWLEEPCWPEVVDDIALIQRAVKTPIATGERLTSQHAVREYLEKRACSVLQCDITHCGGFTEMRRIAGMAEAYRVALAPHNPQGPVSTAASIEFGFATPSYILCESVHKDVPWRQDVVSEGFTVEPKGQIVRPSNRPGLGIEINEKEVKKHPFQPEVLQRTFYPDGSVGDW, encoded by the coding sequence ATGAAGATCACGGCCATTGAAACCCATGTCTGCAACGCGCGCATGCGCAACTGGATTTTTGTGAAAGTGCTGACCGATGAACCCGGCCTTTGGGGTTGGGGCGAAGCGACTTTGGAGTGGCATACGCGCTCCGTGGTGGGTGCCATCGAAGACCTAGCCTCCCTGCTGATAGGTGAAGACCCCACACGCATCGAGTATCTTTGGCAAATGATGTATCGTCAGCATTTCTGGCACGGCAACGGCATCGTGCGCGCCACTGCCATCGCCGGCATAGATATTGCCTTATGGGACATCCTCGGAAAATCGCTGGGTATCCCCTGCCACAAACTATGGGGCGGCCCTGTACGCGATTATATCCGCCTCTACTGCCACCTCGGCGGCGGCAAAATGGAGGACTTCTACGAGACCCACCCCGCCGATGCCAAACGCTTCGCCGAGTTGGCGCAGCAGGCGGTGCAGGAGGGGTTCACTGCTTTCAAAGCGATGGCCGTGCCCGAAACCATGCCGTTAGAGGGGCTGCGTCCCCTTCATTACGCGGAAGCCTGCGTTCGCGCCATGCGTGAGGCCGTAGGGCCGGACATTGACATCATGGTGGATTGCCATGCCCGCCCCTCCCCACGTATGGGGTTGCTGTTCGCCAAAGCCCTCGAACCTTATGGGCTTTACTGGCTCGAAGAGCCGTGCTGGCCCGAGGTGGTGGACGATATCGCCCTCATTCAACGCGCCGTAAAAACCCCCATCGCTACCGGAGAACGCCTAACCTCTCAACATGCCGTGCGAGAATACCTGGAAAAACGCGCCTGTAGTGTGCTTCAATGCGACATCACTCACTGCGGAGGCTTTACAGAGATGCGGCGTATTGCCGGCATGGCGGAGGCCTATCGGGTAGCGCTTGCTCCCCATAACCCTCAAGGGCCGGTGAGCACCGCGGCCTCGATAGAGTTCGGCTTCGCAACCCCTTCCTACATCCTCTGCGAGTCGGTGCACAAAGATGTGCCCTGGCGCCAAGATGTGGTCAGCGAAGGCTTTACGGTGGAACCAAAAGGGCAGATCGTCCGTCCCTCCAATCGCCCTGGACTGGGCATTGAGATCAACGAAAAAGAGGTAAAAAAACATCCCTTCCAACCGGAGGTGTTACAGCGCACCTTTTACCCTGACGGCAGTGTAGGCGACTGGTAA
- a CDS encoding SAM-dependent methyltransferase, whose translation MNAKHLLHDLFSRAKGEPFRVVYWDGSSGCYGDEGEPVFTVKLLKPVDIGAFIENIALAFGEAYMNGDIEVEGDLADLVALALRNIALESSWRSMGMFRFVRRVTGGKRRSLKQQQKDVAAHYDLGNAFFRLWLDETMTYSCAFFRTPDDTIEEAQRNKLDYSLKKLRLRPGERLLDIGSGWGALILRAAEQYGVYAMGITLSQEQYNASLDAIKARGLEDRVQVRLQHYQQLADEGVIFDKIISIGMIEHVGKPHLKEFVRCVRKLLAPQGVALLHHITLRTPTPEYAQHTVSWEQKYIFPGGYIPTLPEMLGHLSEQGFIILDVENLRPHYRLTLDRWSERFEQNVAKVREMYGERFVRMWRLYLRGASAAFRVGTHGVHQTLVSKEVVDSLPLTRADICP comes from the coding sequence ATGAATGCAAAACATCTTTTGCATGACCTCTTCTCTCGTGCTAAGGGCGAGCCCTTTCGTGTCGTCTATTGGGACGGTTCATCGGGCTGCTATGGAGATGAGGGGGAGCCGGTTTTTACTGTGAAGTTGTTGAAGCCGGTAGATATCGGAGCCTTTATCGAGAACATTGCCCTTGCTTTCGGAGAGGCCTACATGAACGGTGATATCGAGGTAGAGGGCGATCTCGCCGACCTAGTGGCGCTGGCGCTGCGCAATATCGCGCTAGAGTCCTCGTGGCGTTCGATGGGAATGTTCCGCTTTGTTAGGCGTGTAACAGGTGGAAAAAGGCGCTCTCTCAAACAGCAGCAAAAGGATGTGGCCGCACACTACGACCTAGGAAACGCCTTTTTCCGTTTGTGGCTCGATGAGACTATGACCTACTCTTGTGCCTTTTTCCGCACACCCGACGACACCATTGAGGAAGCACAGCGCAACAAGCTGGACTACTCGCTGAAGAAGCTGCGGCTCCGACCTGGCGAAAGGCTGCTCGACATCGGTTCGGGCTGGGGCGCTTTAATCCTGCGCGCCGCGGAACAGTATGGGGTCTACGCCATGGGCATCACTCTGAGCCAAGAGCAGTACAACGCTTCGCTAGATGCGATTAAGGCACGGGGGTTGGAGGATCGCGTGCAGGTGCGATTACAACATTACCAACAGCTTGCCGATGAGGGGGTCATCTTCGATAAGATCATCAGCATAGGGATGATCGAGCACGTGGGGAAGCCTCATCTCAAAGAGTTTGTCCGTTGTGTACGCAAGTTGCTTGCGCCGCAGGGTGTGGCGCTGCTGCACCACATCACGTTGCGCACCCCAACACCCGAATATGCGCAGCACACGGTCTCTTGGGAGCAGAAATATATCTTCCCAGGTGGTTACATCCCTACACTGCCCGAAATGTTGGGCCACCTATCCGAACAAGGGTTTATCATATTGGATGTGGAGAACCTTCGACCTCACTACCGGCTTACTCTGGATAGGTGGTCTGAGCGTTTCGAGCAGAATGTAGCGAAGGTGCGTGAGATGTACGGAGAGCGCTTTGTTCGAATGTGGCGGCTCTATTTGCGTGGGGCCTCGGCCGCCTTTCGAGTGGGGACGCATGGTGTGCATCAAACTCTGGTTAGCAAGGAGGTCGTTGATTCACTGCCGCTTACCCGCGCCGATATCTGCCCTTAA